The Lichenihabitans psoromatis genomic interval GGTCGCACGCGAGACCATGAAAAGCTTTCGGGCCATCGCGATCGGGCCGGAGGCGATCGCCCGAGCCATCGCTTATGCGGTGGAGCAACCCGACGATGTCGACGTGAGCGAGATCGTGGTGCGCCCGACCGCGAGCCCCCATTGATGGATCAACATCGCTTCAGCGGCCTCTGGATCACGGACGACGGCTCGATCCGGCACGAGCTTCTGCCGAACGGCCGGTCCGTCGAGGCACGGGCACGCGTGAGCGCGCCTATGAAGGCCGCTTCGTCGTGAAGGGCCAGCATATCGAGTATTGGGACGACTCGGGATTTACCGCCGACGGCACCTTCATCGACGGCGTTCTGCACCACGCCGGCATGGTGCTGAGGCGCATCGATCCGCAAGGGCGTTAGCGGGCTCGGGCTATTCCTTCAGCAGTCGCTCGAGGTTCGCCAGCGTGTCGGCCTCGGCGGTCGGCTTATCCCAGCGAATGCGATTGACGCGCGGAAATCGCATCGCCACGCCGGACTTGTGACGTGACGATCGGTTGAGGCCCTCAAAGGCGATCTCCAGCACCAAACCGCCGGTCATCCCATGCGCCACCTCGCGCACGGGGCCGAACCGGCCGGTCGTGTTGGTCCGCACATAGCGGTCGAGCTTGGTGAGTTCCTGGTCGGTGAAGCCCGAATAAGCCTTCCCGACCGGCACCAGTTCAGGCCCGGCCGCGCCGTCGCGCCACACCCCGAACGTGTAATCCGAATAGAAGGACGCGCGCTTGCCATGCCCGCGCTGAGCATACATCAGCACCGCATCGACGTTGAACGGCTCGCGCTTCCATTTGTACCAGAGCCCCTTTGGCCGACCCGGCACATAGGGACTGTCGAGACGCTTCAGCATCAGCCCCTCGATCGCATCGGCGGCCTCGCCCGCGCCGGCGCTTGCCGGATCGAGACGAATCGCGGCGAGATGGGCCCAGTCGCTGAACCTCACGAGCGGCGATAGATCGATAACGGTCAGCCCGGCGCGCTGCACGAACGCGTCGAGCCGTTCGCGTCTCTCCGCAAAGGCGAGTGGCCGCAAATCCTCGCCATTGTCGAACAGCAGATCGTAAACCCGCAGATGGATCGGATAATCGGCCATTAGCTTCGGCGTCACGGCTTTGCGGTTCAGCCGCTGCTGCAAGGTGCCGAAGGATTCCACATGGCCCTCGCGAACGACCAGCAATTCGCCATCGAGCGCCACGCTACCGAGACCACCCGCCAGCAAGGCATCCGCCAAATCTGGGAATGCGCCTGAAATAACCTCGCCCGTGCGGGAGAACAGCCGCACGACGGATCGACCACCCGTCTCGACGCCGGTCACGGCCTGGACGCGGATCCCATCCCATTTCCATTCGGCCGAAAAGGCGGCGGGATCGAGCTGCGCGACGTCGCGTTCCTCCAACGCATGGGCCAGCATCGGTGTGCGGAACGGAGCCGGATCGGTCGCATCGGGTCGCGGACCCTGCCCACTCACCCAAGCGAACAGCGCCTCGTAGGGAGGCGCCATGCCGTGCCAGACTTCCTCGATCTCGTCCGGCTCGAACCCACCCAGCATCGCGACGGCGGTCTTGGCGAGGCGCGCCGACACGCCGATCCGCAGCGACCCTGTGATCAGCTTCAGCAATGCCCAGCGGCCGATCTCGTCGAGACTATCGAGCCAGGCCGCGAGTTGTTTCGGAAGCGCGACGCGGCCCGTCGTGGCCAGCACCCGCACGACGTCGGAGAGCAATGGCGCTGACGCGATCGGCCCCGTCTGCGGCCACATCAGCGCGACCGTCTCGGAGAGATCACCGACGTAATCATAGGAGAGGCCGAACAGGGTCGGGTCGGTCCGCTCGGCCGCCAGCGTGCGGATCAGCGCCGGCTTGGCGTTGGTGAAACTGAGGCTGCTGGTCAGCGCCGCCAGCGCGAAGCCACGCTCGGGATCGGGCGTCACGCGAAAATAGGCTTCCATCAGGCGCAGCTTGCCGTTGCGGGACGGCTCGAATGACAGACGGTCCAGAAGGCGGGAAAAGTCCTTCATGCGGCGGCGGGCGGGTCGATCGGCTCGTCGTCAGCCTCGTCGCCATAGCCGATCATATGCAGCGGCTGGGCGTCGAGACCTCTCGCTGTCGCCCAATAAACGAGCGCATCGGCCTCCCCATGCGTGACCCAGAGCTCGCTGCATCCCGTCTCGATCACGGTGGCGCAGAGTTCGTCCCAATCGGCATGGTCCGAGATGATCAGCGGCAGTTCCACGCCGCTCTGGCGCGCCCGAGCGCGAACCCGCATCCATCCGGAGGCCGCGACCGTCATCGGATCGGGAAATTTCTGCGCCCAAACATCTTTGATGGCACCGGGCGGGCACAGCACGATCTGCCCTGCCAAACTCTTTCGCTCGGCCGGCACGACGCGTCTGACGTCGCCGAGGTCGATGCCTAAGGATCGATACAGATCGGTCAGACGCTCCAACGCACCGTGAATGTGGATCGGTCGATCGTCCCCGGCTTGGCGCAACAGCGCCATCACACGCTGCGCCTTGCCAAGCGCATAGGCGCCGACAATATGGGTCCGCTCTGGAAAGAGGGATTGCGAGGCCAGCAACCGGACGACCTCGCCGGCCGCATCCGGATGACGAAAGACCGGCAGCCCGAAGGTCGCTTCCGTGATGAAAGCATGGCAGCGGAGCGGCTCGAACGGCAGGCAGGTCGGATCGGATGCCCGTTTATAGTCGCCCGAGACCACCACTCGAAATCCGGCCTGAATGATCGAAATCTGTGCCGAGCCCAACACATGGCCAGCCGGATGAAACGACACCTCGACGCCGCCGACCGTCTGGATCACCCCGAGTTCCGCGCTCTGTCGCGTTCCGGTGAAATCCTCGCCATAGCGGGTTGCCATGATCGCGAGCGTTTCGGGCGTCGCCATCACGGCGCCATGGCCGGCACGGGCGTGATCACTATGACCGTGCGTGATCAGGGCGCGCTCGACCGGGCGCACCGGATCGACAAAAAAATCGCCGGCCGGACAGTAAAGTCCAGCCGGCGTCAGCGTGAGAACGTCACTCGCGCTCATTTTAGAAAGTTGATCTCAGTCGTTGCAGACAAGCGTCTTTTTCGGATGCGTGACCCCGTCCGGACGCGACACACGCCGCGTCACGAACACGCAATCCTCATCGTCCGGTCCGTAAGCTTTCACCACCTTGATCGAATGGCCGATCGTGAGGGGCCGAAACGAAATCTGACCGAGCACGGGAGCGGCCGCCAAGGGAGCGCCGACGAAACATACCATGAGCAAAAGCCCAAGGCGCTTCATCGATTGTGATGTGCCAAGTCGTTCCATCGGTTCAACTCCCCTTGCTCGATGCCAAAT includes:
- a CDS encoding ligase-associated DNA damage response exonuclease, which translates into the protein MSASDVLTLTPAGLYCPAGDFFVDPVRPVERALITHGHSDHARAGHGAVMATPETLAIMATRYGEDFTGTRQSAELGVIQTVGGVEVSFHPAGHVLGSAQISIIQAGFRVVVSGDYKRASDPTCLPFEPLRCHAFITEATFGLPVFRHPDAAGEVVRLLASQSLFPERTHIVGAYALGKAQRVMALLRQAGDDRPIHIHGALERLTDLYRSLGIDLGDVRRVVPAERKSLAGQIVLCPPGAIKDVWAQKFPDPMTVAASGWMRVRARARQSGVELPLIISDHADWDELCATVIETGCSELWVTHGEADALVYWATARGLDAQPLHMIGYGDEADDEPIDPPAAA
- a CDS encoding cisplatin damage response ATP-dependent DNA ligase, which encodes MKDFSRLLDRLSFEPSRNGKLRLMEAYFRVTPDPERGFALAALTSSLSFTNAKPALIRTLAAERTDPTLFGLSYDYVGDLSETVALMWPQTGPIASAPLLSDVVRVLATTGRVALPKQLAAWLDSLDEIGRWALLKLITGSLRIGVSARLAKTAVAMLGGFEPDEIEEVWHGMAPPYEALFAWVSGQGPRPDATDPAPFRTPMLAHALEERDVAQLDPAAFSAEWKWDGIRVQAVTGVETGGRSVVRLFSRTGEVISGAFPDLADALLAGGLGSVALDGELLVVREGHVESFGTLQQRLNRKAVTPKLMADYPIHLRVYDLLFDNGEDLRPLAFAERRERLDAFVQRAGLTVIDLSPLVRFSDWAHLAAIRLDPASAGAGEAADAIEGLMLKRLDSPYVPGRPKGLWYKWKREPFNVDAVLMYAQRGHGKRASFYSDYTFGVWRDGAAGPELVPVGKAYSGFTDQELTKLDRYVRTNTTGRFGPVREVAHGMTGGLVLEIAFEGLNRSSRHKSGVAMRFPRVNRIRWDKPTAEADTLANLERLLKE